The window AGCAAGATGAGTTGGTAAACTTCATAAAAGATGAAGGCTTGAATGTTCAGCAATTAATAAATACACATTGTCATATTGATCATGTTTTAGGAAACCAATTTGTGAAGGATAAATATGGCGTAAAGCTATATATGCATGAGAAGGATAAACCGATTTTAGAGGCAGTCCCTACTTATTCTGCCGCATATGGATTTGCCAATTATCAAATTTCTAAACCTGATATCTTCCTTAAAGAAGGCGATATTCACAAGATTGGAGATATAGAATTTGAGGTGTTGTTTTTACCAGGTCACGCTCCAGGTCATATTGGTTTAATGAATGAAAAAGAGAAAGTATTTATAGGAGGGGATGTTTTATTTGATGGTAGCATAGGTAGAACAGATCTTCCTGGTGGTGATCACGATACTTTAATCAGTAGTATTCAAAATAAACTATTTAAATATGATGATGAGGTAGTTGTATATTGTGGACACGGTTCAACTACAACACTCGGAAAAGAAAAAGCATCAAACCCTTTTTGTGCTATAAAATAAACTGCTATGATAAAAAAGAATATACCTAATGCTATTACAGCAGCGAATCTATTTACTGGTGCAGTAGGAGTTTATTTTACTAGTCAGTTTGAATTCGAATGGGCAGCTTTTTGCATAGTGTTGGCTGCTATTTTTGATTTTTTAGATGGAATGTTAGCACGATTGCTCAAGGTTCATTCTGAAATTGGAAAACAATTAGATTCTTTAGCTGATATGGTTACCTTCGGTTTTTTACCTTCCTACATACTTTTTCAATTTCTTCAATTGAATGAAGCTGAGGTATGGAGTTTCATTGCCTTTTTAATAGCAGTCTTTTCAGCATTCAGATTAGCTAAATTCAATATTGACACTCGTCAGTCGGATGAATTTATAGGTTTACCAACTCCCGCTAATGCCTTATTCATAGGTTTTTTGATTTTTTTAAAAGGTAGTTTTTTCTCGAAATATCTGTTTGATACAGCTAGCTTAATTCTAATAGCGGTTCTTTTTTCATATCTGCTTGTGGCAGAAATCCCAATGATTGCACTGAAGTTTAAAAATTTGAAATGGCAGGATAACATCTTCAGATACCTGACTATAATAATGGCTATAATTTTAGTGGCAATTTTTCAATTTTCAGCTGTTCCAATCGTTATTCTGATTTATATCATTTTATCAATTATAAAATATTCATTCTTCTCTAGAAATTAATTTGGAAAAAACACTGTTAGAACTTTGTTTTGAGAGTTTTAATGAGAATCTCCTTCACTATCATATTGACCCTTTTCATACAAATTTTGTATGCTCAATCCGTTTTGAATAAGAATGGGATGATAAAAGTAGCTACTTCAACGGAAGGAGTTTATAAAATTGATTCTCAATTTTTAGAGGCAGCAGGAGAAAATCCTTCTGAAATAAATCCTAATAAAATTCAGGTTTATGGAATGCCCGGAGGTCATATTCCACAATCAAACTCTATAGATTATCCTTATGACCCGCAACCTTTAGCTATAAAAGTTAAGGCCAATACAAATGCTGTGTTTGAGGAGAATGAAGCTGTTTATTTTTATGCTGATGCTGTAGATAATATCGACTATAATTTTGAAAATGAATTTTATGAGTATAGCAATAATGTATACAGTGATTCAATTTACTTTTTTATTGATATAAATGCAGAACAAACCAATTCAATTGCTTCAATAAGCTCAGAAAATATCAATGTAGATCAAAGTTTTAATTGGTATGATGCTGTTTATTTTCATGAAGTAGATGAAGTAAATATTTTAAGATCTGGAAGAAAATGGTTTGGTGAATCTTTTAGTATAAATAGAACTCAAGATTTTACTTTTGAATTAAATAATGATATTGCTTCATCTGATGAAATAAGCCTTACTACTCACTATTTAGCACAAACTTATAATGAAGCAAATCTAAAAATCAGGTTAAATGAATATGAGTTAGCCAGTGAGTCACTTGAAAGAGTATCAGATTTTACAATCTTTCCTTATCGTGAAAAAGGCAAATTGCTTGAAAACCGATCAACAATAGCAAGCTCATTAGTTTCAGGATTAGAATTAAATATTTCGCTTACACATGAAGCTTTGGGTGCTGGTAGGTCTGATGGATATCTGGATTATTTGTTTCTAACGGTTCCTCAAAAGTTGAATGTTTTAAATTCTCAAATCGTAATTAGAAATAGGGGATTTCAGCAAATTGGTAATTATGAATTAAAAATAGGTAATCTTTCAAATGATCATTATGTATGGGAAGTGAGTGACCCTATTAATTCTAAGGAATTAATCATGAATAATGGGTCTTTTAAATTTTCTCAAACTGAGGAGAGAAGGGAAAGAAAATTCGTAACTTTTAATGCTAATTCTGCATTACGCCCGGAATATATAGGAACATTAAATTCACAAAATCTAAAGAAATCTACCTCTCCCGATTATTTAGTCATTACTTTTGACGGCTTTAATGAAAGTGCACAAAAGCTAGCTTCATATCGAGAAAATCATAATAATTTTAGTGTGGAGGTTGCTAAAATTTCTGAAATATTTAATGAGTTTGGTTCAGGTAGAAGAGACGTTTCTGCCATCCGAAATTATATCCGCTATTACTATTTAAAAAATCCAGACAAACTTAAATATGTGCTTCTTTTGGGTGCATCATCCTATGATTTTAAAGATAGAATAGCTAATAACACTAATTTAGTCCCAGTATATCAATCTAGAAATTCGCTACATCCGGTTTTTACTTATGCCTCTGATGATTTTTATGGATTCATGAATCAAAATGAAGGCTTTTGGGCAGAAGAATCGAATAATATTGATGAGCTTGACCTAGGCATTGGAAGAATACCCGCAAAAACAAAAAAGGAAGCTGCGGACGCAGTAAATAAAATAATTTACTATGAAACGAATCCTCAAGCCTTTAACAAATGGAGAAATGATATTTATTTCATTGCAGATGATGAAGATGGCAATATTTTTCATCGTGATTCAGAAGAACTAAGTAAATATGTAATTGATAATTTTGGATTTTATAATATCAACAAACTCTATTTAGGAGCATTTGAACAGGAAGTTTTTGCCAGTACACAGCGTTCACCAAAAATGAGAGAAGCCATTAATGATATGGCAAATAAGGGTGCTTTAATAGTGAATTACATTGGTCATGGTTCGGAAAGTAGCTGGACGAATGAATCTATTCTTAATGTAAGCATGGTTGAGGAATGGAATAATATTGATAAACTGCCGCTATTTGTCACAGCAACTTGCGAATTCGGCCGATTTGATAATCCAAATATAGAATCAGGCGCTCAGAGAATGTTACTTAAACCTGATGGTGGTGCTATTGCATTATTAACTACTTCAAGGCCTGTGGAGTCAAGTTCAAATGCCACTTTAAATCGATCTTTTTTTCAACATGTATTTAAATCTCAAAACACTAAACCTAAAAAATTAGGGGATATTATTAGGCAAACTAAAAACTCAGGGATTGTAGGGGTTAAGAACCGAAATTTTATTTTGCTAGGTGATCCAGCTGTAACTTTGGCTGAACCTGAAAGTAATGTTCAAATTACCAATATTATGAATGAAGAGGGTGAAACGGATACTCTTAAAAGTATGTCTAAAATCACAGTATCGGGTTTAATTGAGAACAATCTAAAACAAATCATGTCAGATTTTGATGGTGAACTAACTATTGAACTTTATGATAAGCCCCAAGCAACTTCTACAATCGATAAAGCAGAAAGTGAATTTAACTTTATGACATTTGATCAAGTGATCTTCAGAGGGAAGTCAAGTATTCAAAATGGGGAATTTAGCTTCAGTTTTTATGTTCCCACTGAAATAGATTACCGCATTGATAAAGGCAAGTTTAGTTTTTATGCGAAGAATGACAATCAATTAGAAGATGCATCAGGTTTTAATAATGATTTCATTGTAGGAGGTAGTTCTCTCATGTCAAATAATGATACTGCTGGTCCTGATTTGGCGTTATACCTAAATGATAGAGAATTTGAAAATGGTAATAGAGTAGGGAATGATGCTTCTTTAATAGTAGATTTGTTTGATGAGCATGGAATAAGTATTTCAAATAGCAATGTGAATCCAGGTATTACCTATTCAATTGATGGTGGGGAAGATATAAAACTTAATGATTTTTTCTATTACGATAAAGATTCCTACCAAGAGGGGACCATTGAATATGATCTACAAAATTTAAAAGAGGGGAATCATTACATAACTATTAAAGCCTCTGATGTTTATAATAATAAATCACAAGCGACTATAGAGTTTGAGGTAATTGGTGAGGACGATATCGAATTGTTAGATTTTACTATATATCCAAATCCAGCCCAATCCAATGTTAATATTCGATTACGTCAGAATAGAAAAAATGCGCAGGTTATGGTTCAGTATCAAATCATAAATAATCAGGGTCAATTAGTGTATTCCCATGAATACACTACTAATGAAGACTTCAGAATAGATCAATGGGACTTAAGAAACCAAAATGGCGAAAAACTTTCACCAGGATTATATTTTGTCAGGCTTTTTGTACGTTCTGTAGAAGATAATGCAAAAACTGACCAAATTAAAAAGCTAATTATAATCAATTAAGTATATTTGAGTAAACCAAAATAAAATGCGAGCAGCGAAATTAATATTTTTAACGGCTTTAACCGTTTTATCAACCCAAGCTTTAGGCCAAATTACTGGTCCACCTACTACAATTTCTGGGCAAGATGCTGAAAGAAATGTTATCACTACAGCTATGCCTTTTTTATTAATATCACCCGATTCCCGTTCTGCAGGAATGGGAGACGTGGGCGTAGCGCTTTCGGCTGATGCTAATGCTATGCAATGGAATGCTGCTAGATTAGCATTTGTTGATAATGAAATTGGCGCTTCTATTTCTTATTCCCCATGGTTAATGAGTATAGGCGTTACGGATATGTCTATTTCATATTTAAGTGGTTATTATAAAATATCCAAAGAGCAAGTAGTTGGCTTATCAATGAAGTATTTCGATTTAGGAAATATATTCTTCACAGATGATGGTAATACAGGGACTGATTTTTCTCCAAAAGATTTTTCAATTTCTGCTGCGTATTCCAGAAAGTTAAGCGATAATTTAAGTGCATCTTTGACAGGTAAATTTGCTAGGTCTAATTTATTTGGAAACTACACGAATAATAATCAATCAAATCCAAGCCCAGCAACAGCGGTAGGGGTTGACTTGGGAATTTTCTATACAAAAGAATTATTGTTTAGTGGAAAGGATTCTGAGTTCTCTTCAGGAATGCAGATCGCTAATATTTCTAATAAGGTTTCGTACAGTGGAGATGATAATGAACAGTTCTTACCGATTAATTTGAAAATAGGATCAGCTTTTACCTCTAATTTGGATCCTTATAATAAATTAACTATTTCAGTTGATTTTAATAAATTAATGGTTCCTACACCTAATGAAGGAGATACTATTCCAGCAACTCTACTTGAAGGTATGTTTGGTTCATTTGGTGACGCACCTGCTGGTTTTCAAGAAGAATTAAGAGAAATTACAATTTCTTCAGGTGTAGAATACTGGTATAATAATATTTTTGCGGTCAGAACCGGATATTTTTACGAACATATTACCAAAGGAGGTAGACAATATTTCACTGCTGGATTAGGATTCAGATACCAAGTGTTAGGTTTAGATTTTTCTTACTTAATCCCAACTCAGCAAAACAATCCATTAGCAGAAACGCTTAGGTTCACAGCGGTTTTCAAATTTGAAAACTTAGGGATTGCAAAAGCCTCTGTTGCAGAGTAATTCCAAGTAAATTTTCATTTAAAAATTCATTATGCTTAATAGACAAGTTGCTCCAAAAGCATATATGCTGAAGGATTTATCATTAACAAAGCCTGAAGTTAAAAAGCTTTCAAATGATGTTTCAGTTCATATTATTCAGGATGATACTAATCCTGTTTTAAAAATTGATATACTATATCCTGCTGGAAGAACAAATGATAATAAACCAGGGGAATCGCTTATATGTGCAAAGGTTTTAGTAGAGGGAACAAAGAGCTACCCTGGAAGTGAACTGCAAGAATTGTTAGATCATTATGGAGCGCATCTGGATTTTGCAGTAGATTATGATTATACAACCGTAAGTCTTTTATGTTTAAAAGAACATATAAATACCTTATTGCCTGTTCTAAAAAGTGCTATCAAAGAACCGCTTTTTGAAGATAAGGATTTTGAAAAAATAAAGCTTCAGCAACTTCAAAAAATTAGGGTTAATAATCAAAAGAACTCTTTAATCGCTACTCGAAATCTTAGGAAAAACCTTTTACAAGGAACACCTTATGCTAGCATACTTGAGGAAGATGAGTTAAATGCCATTCATAAGGAAGATATAGAAAATTATTTTAATAAGTATTTTGCTCTTCAGCCTGATATTATTGTAGCAGGTGATTTTGATGAAGATATTTTTAACTACTTTGATGAGTATTTTGGTAACCTGGAATTTAAACCAAATGAACCGCAGTATACAGGTAAACTTAATCCCAATTTAGAGGAAAAGAAGATTGAAAGAGAGGGCTCTGTTCAAGCTTCTATAAGAATGGGGGCTATTTCTATTCCTAGAGACCATCCAGATTACTTTGACTTATCTATTACCAATGAAATACTAGGCGGATATTTCGGTTCTCGTTTAATGAAGAATATTCGAGAAGATAAAGGATACACATATGGTATTTATTCTGTTTTAATCAATTATAAGCATGTCGATTATCATATAATCGGAGCTGATGTGAAGATTGACCACATAGAGGACACTATTCAGGAAGTGTATCATGAGATGGAAGATCTAAAAACTAATCGGGTGCCTGAGGAGGAGATTGAAACCATTAAGAACTATATGCTCGGTAAAATAGCCAGTAGTTTGGATACGGTTTTTCACCAATCAGAGAATTACAAAGTTAAGCTATCAGAGGGCGCTGATTACATTGATTATTTTGATGCCTATGTTAAAAGTATCAGAAATATCACGGCTGAAAGGATTTTAGAAATCAGTAAAAAGTATTTTTCTGAAGAATATTGTGTGATTAAGGTCGCTTAATCTCACTCGAAGAAAATATTTTGATGATGTAAATCTAAGCCATCGTTTTTAGGATTACATTTGTGTTCAAAATATGACCATCAAACAAAAAGTTGAGGCGGTTGAAAAATTATTCAATAGCCTCGATCAGGAGATATCCCGTTTTAAAAGTTTTACGGGAATATATTGTTATTCTTCATGTGGGAAATGCTGTAATAAACAAGATATAGAGGCAAGTCCACTGGAGTTTTTGCCACTTGCTTTTCATTGGTTTAAAACTGGCCGAGCACAAGAATTTTATGATAAGCTTGAAAATAATCAATCCTTAAACTGCATAGTTTATAGTCCGTTGTCAATTCTAGATCAAAACCAAGGCAGTTGCAGTGAATATCCTTACAGAGGATTAATTTGTAGATTGTTTGGCTATGGCGCAAACCGAGATAAGTACGGAGAACTAAGATTATTAACTTGCAAATTGATAAAAGATGGCCAGATTGAAAATTATACTAAAGCTATCGTTTTATTGAAAAATAATGTAAAAGTACCTGTGTTTACTGAATACTATCAGAAATTAATGCAAATAGATTTTCAGTTAGCCAGGGATATATTACCCATAAATAAGGCTATTAAAATAGCATTAGAAACTGTGATGCAATATTATGCCTATCGACCTTATTCTTCAGGCAAAGGAGCAGCTTAAAAGATTCAAAATAAAAAAATCCCGATAGTTTTATCGGGATTTTTTAAAACTGCAAAGCCTATTTTACATATGAATAGGTCTATTATCTGTTGCGGCTAGGCAAGCCTCCTTAACTGCTTCCATATATGTAGGGTGTGCATGAGACATACGAGAAACATCTTCAGCGGAAGCTCTATATTCCATAGCAGTTACACCAGCAGCAATCATATCAGCCGCTCTAGCTCCAATAATATGGATACCTAATATTTCATCGGTATTTTTATCAGCGATTACTTTAACTAAACCTTCCAAATCCATACTAGCGCGAGCTCTACCTAATGCTTTATATGGGAATGAGCCAGTTTTATACTTTCTTCCCTCATCCTTTAATTCTTCTTCAGTGTAGCCAACACCCGCAACTTCTGGCCAAGTGTATACTACATTAGGAATTAATTTGTAATGAATGTGAGGTTTTTGTCCGGCCATAGTTTCAGCTACAAAAACGCCTTCTTCTTCAGCTTTATGTGCGAGCATAGCACCTCTTACGACATCACCAATTGCATAGATGTTATCAACTTCAGTTTTGAGATTATCATCAACTGAAATTTTACCTTTATCATCAGTTTTTAGGCCAGCAGCCTCAAGATTTAACCCATCTGTATAAGGTTTCCGACCCACTGCCACTAAGCAATAGTCTCCTTTGATAGTCTCTTCTTTTCCTTTATCTGTCTCAAAAGTAACTTCTACTTCTTTTCCTTTATTTTCAACTTTAGTTACTTTATGTTTTAGCTTTACATCCATTCCGAGCTTTTTCATGCTCTTCTTCATTTCTTTCCCCATGCTTCCATCCATAGTAGGAATAAGGCTGTCAGCAAATTCTAATACAGTAACATCCGCACCAATTCTTTTATACACTGAGCCTAATTCTAAGCCGATTACACCACCCCCGATAAGAATCATATGTTTAGGCACTTCCTTTAACTCTAAAGCCTCAGTACTGCTGATAATTCTTTTCTTATCAAATTTAGCAAATGGCAACTCTATAGGTTTTGAGCCTGTTGCAATAATTACTTTGTCAGTGCTGAGTTCTTCCGTTTTGCCATCTGACTTTGTGACTACAACAGTGTTTTTATCTTTAAATGATCCAACACCAGTATGTACATCAATTTTATTTTTCTTCATTAAGAAGGCAATACCGTCTACATTTTGTTTCACAACATCTGCTTTGCGGTTGATCATCTGCTTAATATCTACTTTCAGGTTGCTCAGGTTTATCCCGTGCTCTTTAAAAGTAGTTTCAGCATTATGGTAATGCTCTGAAGAATCTAACAATGCTTTTGATGGGATACATCCAACATTAAGACAAGTTCCTCCTAAAGTATTATATTTTTCAATAATGGCTGTTTTCATGCCTAGTTGTGCGCATCTGATAGCTGCCACATAACCACCAGGACCAGAACCAATTACTGTTACATCGTATTTTGACATTTCTTTTTATTTTAGGTACTAAGTACTAAGTACAAAGTACAGGGTTTTAAATCAGTTTTTGTTGTAAAGAGTAAGTCATTCTTCTTATTTCACTTATTCTTTCTATTATTTCTTCAAAACTCTTTTCATTAATATATGAAAGTCGGTTAGAAAGATTGCTTTGAGTTTCTAGTTCTGCTAGAGATCCCAAAGCAATTCCTAAGAATTGATAAAATTCTTTAGGGTTATTTCTACCAGCACCTTCAGCTATATTAGAAGGGATTGATACCGCACTTCTCTTCATTTGGGATGTTAGTCCAAATTTTTCTTCATTAGGAAAAGCTGATGTTATTTTATAAATAATTTCAGCAAGATTCATTGACTGTTTCCATATTTGAAGATCTTGAAATTTATGCATTTTATTCTCAATACTTTGTACTTATATCTCTGTACTTTTGATATCAAAGCGTTAAACTCCCAACAATAATCTAGTTGGATCTTCAAGTAACTCTTTTACTCTTACCAAGAAGCTTACTGACTCTTTTCCATCAATAATTCTGTGATCATAGCTTAAGGCTACATACATAATAGGCCTGATTTCCACTTGCCCATTAATTGCAACTGGTCTTTCTACAATATTATGCATACCCAGAATTGCTGATTGAGGAGCGTTAATTATAGGAGTAGAAAGCATTGAGCCAAAAATACCACCATTAGTGATGGTGAAGGTACCTCCGCTCATTTCCTCTATGCTCAATTTACCGTCTCTAGCTTTTTTAGCTAGTCTTACTACTTCTCCTTCAATTTCATTGAAAGATAGTTTCTCTGCATTTCTAATTACAGGAACTACTAAACCTTTTGGAGATGATACAGCAATTGACATATCTACATAGTCCGAATATACCATTTCATTACCATCAATTTGAGCATTAACCGCTGGCCATTCTTTTAGAGCCATAGTACAAGCTTTTGTAAAGAATGACATAAAGCCTAAGCCTACTTCATATTTCTCTTTAAATTGCTCTTTGTATTTTTTACGTAAGTCCATGATTGGCTTCATATCCACCTCGTTAAAAGTGGTTAACATAGCCGTTTCATTCTTAACGCTTACCAATCTTCTTGCGACAGTCTTACGTAAGCTCGACATTTTCTCTCTGTTCTGAGCTCTTGCTTCTGATGAAGCTGGAACACTCTGAGTTTCAATTTTGTCTTCAGCTTTTTCTTTTTGAGGTGATGGTTTAGACTGCTGCTTTTCTGCATTTTCCGCATCTTCTTTTGTGATGCGACCGTCCTTACCCGTTCCTTTTATGTTTGCTGGATCAATACCTTTCTCCTTCAATATTTTTGCGGCAGCGGGAGAGGCATGTCCTGTTGCATAAGTTTCTTTTCCATCTTCCTGACCACTTGATGATGATTCACTTGAAGATGAACTACTTTCAGAAGAAGAGTCGCTAGGAGCACCTCCTTCAGTTACTTCGATTTTACAAATAGTAGCACCTATTTCGATGGTATCATCTTCCTGAGCAACAATTTTCAAGAATCCGTTAGCTTCTGCTGGTAATTCAAAAGTAGCTTTATCAGACTCTACTTCAGCGATTACTTCATCCATCTCTACATAATCACCATCAGACTTTAACCATGAACTAATGGTAACTTCTGTGATAGATTCTCCCACAGTAGGAACTACCATTTCATGAACTTCACCTGTCTTTTTAGGACCGCTGCCTGAAGAAGAATTACTACTATCAGATTTTGGTTCTGACTTTTCTTCTTCTTTCGATTCAGCCTTATCTTCTGATTTAGATCCCGAACCTTCAGCATTTTCATCAATCTCACAAATTACAGCCCCTACTTCGATGGTTTCATCTTCTTCGGCTTTTATTTTTAAAACGCCAGACACTTCAGCGGGTAGTTCGAATGTTGCTTTATCAGATTCTAATTCTGCAATAATTTCATCTTGTTCAACATAATCACCATCTTTCTTTAACCATGATGCTATGGTAACTTCAGTGATTGATTCGCCTACTTCAGGTACTTTTATTTCTAAACTCATGTTTTCTGAATTCTATCTTAAAAAATTTTATTTCTTATTATCTAAATCAAAAGCTTTTTCAACTAATGCTTCTTGTTCTGCCTTATGTACTTTTGCATATCCTGTAGCTGGAGATGCACTAGATTTTCGTGAAATCAACTGCAAGCCTGCTTTATTCGCAATAGTTCTTAGCATATAAGTCCAATATCCCATATTTGAAGGCTCTTCTTGTACCCAGAATATTTCAGGATCTTTGAATTTCTTCAATGCTTTATCGATTTGATTCATCGGGAATGGGTGTAGTTGCTCTATTCTTATGATGGCAACATCTTTACGTTTATCAGCTTGTTGCTTTTCTAAAAGGTCATAATATACTTTACCAGTACACAACAATACTCTTTTTACGTTTTTATTTGTTACATAATCATCTTCATAAATTTCTCTGAATTTACCATCAGTGAATTCTGATATTGGAGAAATTACTTTCGGATGACGTAGTAATGATTTTGGAGCAAATTGAACCAATGGTTTTCTAAACTCCCATTTTACCTGTCTTCTAAACATATGGAACAAGTTTGCCGGAGTAGTAATATTGGTTACTACTAAGTTTTCCTCTGCTGCTAATTGTAAGAACCTTTCAGGTCTAGCATTCGAGTGTTCCGGTCCTTGTCCTTCATAACCATGCGGAAGAAGCATTACAAGACCATTCATTCTCTGCCATTTACTTTCTGCTGAAGTGATGAATTGATCAATCATTACTTGAGCACCATTTGCAAAGTCACCAAATTGTGCTTCCCAAATGACTAATGCATTTGGAGTAGCCATGGCATAACCATATTCAAAACCTAATACGCCAAATTCTGATAATAAAGAGTTAAAGATTTTGAATTTCTGCTGTTGATTTTCTTCAATATGATCAAGATTGCAATAAGGTTCGTTTGTTTCTGCATCAAAAACATAAGAATGTCTGTGAGAGAAAGTTCCTCTTTTCACATCCTGACCAGACATTCTAACGATAGTATTTTCAGATAGTAAGGAACCATAAGCTAATAATTCTGCATCAGCCCAGTTTAACATTTTCTCATCAAAGAAATTCTTCTTTCTATCCTTAAATAATTTATCAATTTGCTTAAGAGGTTTGAAACCTTTTGGTAGACTTGTTAAAGCTTTTCCAATTTTGTCAACCAATTCTTGAGAGATAGAAGTGTCTGGAGATGCTAAAAAATCGTCAGATTTAGCTCTTCTTAGCTGTTTCCATTCTTCTTCTATTTTTTGAGGTTTATAAGGTAATGGCTTTTGTTTAACCTCATTCAATCGATCTTGAAGTTGCTTTTTGAAATCCTTTTCAAGTTTTTTGATTGAATCATTGTCTAAATCACCTCTTTCAGTCAATTTCTTTACATAAACCTCTCTAGGGTTGGCATGCTTTGCAATTTTATTGTAAAGTTTAGGCTGAGTAAATTTAGGTTCATCACTTTCATTATGTCCATGTCTTCTGTAGCATAATAAATCGATGAAGATATCTTTATGGAATTTTTGTCTGTATTCAACTGCTAAATTTGCGGCAAAATTTACTGCTTCTGCATCATCGCCATTTACGTGTAATACAGGAGCATCAATCATTTTAGCAATATCTGTACAATAGATTGATGAACGTGCATCGTCATAATCAGTCGTAAAACCTACTTGATTATTGATTACTAAATGGATGGTTCCTCCAGTAGAATACCCTTCCAATAATGACATTTGAGTAGTTTCATAAACTATTCCTTGTCCGGCAACAGCTGCATCTCCATGGATTAAAATTGGAACTGCTGCATCTGCATTGTCATTGTATTCGTCATCAATTTGTGCTCGAGTGTATCCTAAAACAACGGAATTTACAGCTTCAAGGTGAGAAGGGTTAGGTGTTAATTTAACATAAGTTTTTTTGCCACTTGTAGTTTCTAAATGACTTGAATACCCCATATGATATTTTACATCTCCATCTCCCATAGTAAGATCAGGATCTGTGTTTCCTTCAAACTCCGCGAAAATTTGCTCGTAGGTTTTATTCATAATGTTAGCTAAAACATTTAACCTACCTCTGTGAGCCATCCCGATTACTACCTCTTTCGTACCCAATTCAGAAGATCTATTAATAACTTTATCTAAAAATGGGATGGTGTTCTCTCCACCTTCAAGTGAGAATCTTTTCTGACCTAAGAATTTTGTATGCAGGAAGTTTTCAAAGACAACTGCTTCATTTAGTTTTGATAAAATTCTTTTCTTTTCTTCTAATTGAGGCTGATAGTCACCTTTTGATTTTTCAGCTTTAT is drawn from Marivirga arenosa and contains these coding sequences:
- a CDS encoding 2-oxoglutarate dehydrogenase E1 component, with translation MDKYTYIANAHGNYIEELYQSYKNDPESVDDSWQKFFEGFEFSQQDFGGNGEATDLKVSSKETHVRNLIQAYRMRGHLKSKTNPVRERRPHDARISLEEFDLKKEDLNEKFSIGQEIGIGKASLKEIVDALDKIYIGSIGFEYMHIRDPKIVDWFIDKAEKSKGDYQPQLEEKKRILSKLNEAVVFENFLHTKFLGQKRFSLEGGENTIPFLDKVINRSSELGTKEVVIGMAHRGRLNVLANIMNKTYEQIFAEFEGNTDPDLTMGDGDVKYHMGYSSHLETTSGKKTYVKLTPNPSHLEAVNSVVLGYTRAQIDDEYNDNADAAVPILIHGDAAVAGQGIVYETTQMSLLEGYSTGGTIHLVINNQVGFTTDYDDARSSIYCTDIAKMIDAPVLHVNGDDAEAVNFAANLAVEYRQKFHKDIFIDLLCYRRHGHNESDEPKFTQPKLYNKIAKHANPREVYVKKLTERGDLDNDSIKKLEKDFKKQLQDRLNEVKQKPLPYKPQKIEEEWKQLRRAKSDDFLASPDTSISQELVDKIGKALTSLPKGFKPLKQIDKLFKDRKKNFFDEKMLNWADAELLAYGSLLSENTIVRMSGQDVKRGTFSHRHSYVFDAETNEPYCNLDHIEENQQQKFKIFNSLLSEFGVLGFEYGYAMATPNALVIWEAQFGDFANGAQVMIDQFITSAESKWQRMNGLVMLLPHGYEGQGPEHSNARPERFLQLAAEENLVVTNITTPANLFHMFRRQVKWEFRKPLVQFAPKSLLRHPKVISPISEFTDGKFREIYEDDYVTNKNVKRVLLCTGKVYYDLLEKQQADKRKDVAIIRIEQLHPFPMNQIDKALKKFKDPEIFWVQEEPSNMGYWTYMLRTIANKAGLQLISRKSSASPATGYAKVHKAEQEALVEKAFDLDNKK